TATCCGATATTAAATGGCGGGTCGGCGAAGGCCAAGTCGATGCAGTGCGGGGGGAGTTGGGCCAACTGCGTCAGACAGTCACCTGTCAGAACCTGTGGATGCGAAAGAAGTTGGGTCGCCGATGGGGACTGACTCATGCGCGGAATCCTTCAGCAGATCTGGATGTTGGATTCATTTTGCCAAACCGGATGCACAGAGCGCAAGGGTCAATCCGAATTTTCGGAGGAATCAACCTACACCTGATGATAGGACTATTCCGATTGCAGCGACTGAAGGGGCGTCTTGGTAGAAAGTTGGGCTAGCAAGTGCGGGGAAGATCCGGTAATTTCTGCAATCCGCGGGCAGGGTTATGGCTGGTTCAGCCGATATCCCTTCCCGTAAGCGTGGCCAAGGCAGGCCAACGGATGCTTCGCAGGGATGCTTTAACCCCCCGATACCATGTTGCAGCAACTGCATGAAATCTGGCGACTGCGATACTTCTGGTCGTCGCTTGTGAAAATGGACCTTCAACTCCGCTACCGACGCTCGGTCCTCGGTGTGGGGTGGTCTCTGCTCAATCCGATTATGATGACCGTAGTCTTCTGCGTCATCTTCTCGAATTGGCACGGGAACGCCAACTGGCGGCAAGATGCCCCGTACTTTCTGTGCGGCATCGCCATTTGGGAGTTCCTGAAGGGGTCAATTCTCCAGGGGTGCCAAGTGTTCTTCCGCAACGAGGCGTACATTCGCCAATGCCCGTTGCCGATGGCCATTTACCCGCTGCGGCTCATCCTCGGACTTGCCATTCACCTTGCCATTTCCGTCACGCTGGTGGTGTTTGCCACGGCGGTGCTCAATCCGGATCTCGGCGGAACTCCCATCACGGTGATGTGGTCGGTGCTTCCCTCGTTGTTCATCTTGCTGATTCTCGCGTGGGCGCTGGCGGTTGTTGCCGCGTTCGTGCAAGTGTTCTTTCAAGATGCCCAACATCTCGCGGAAGTGATCTTCCAGATTTTCTTCTTCCTGACGCCGATCATCTACAAGAAGGAAATGCTCATCGAGAAAGGGGTTAGCTGGCTTGCCACGCTGAACCCAGCGGTGCTGTTTTTCGATCTGATTCGCGCTCCGATTCTCACCGGAGAGCCGCCATCGATGATTCTCTTCGGTGCCGCCGTTCTGCTGACGACCGTCGTCGTGGGGCTGGCGATTGGGTTGCTCGGATGGCTCGAAAAACAACTGATTTTCCACCTGTGATGCGTCATCGCACGATTTGTGTGCATGGACTTCGCCAGTAATTCGAGGATGGATACCCGCGATGGCCACGATCGAACTGAACGACGTCAGCCTGACCTTCCGAACCCGGACCTCGGCGAAGCTCACGCTGAAGGAATACGTCGTCCAACATTTGTTCCGACGCAAAACCAGCCAATGGATGAGCGTGCATGCGTTGAGTCACATCAACTTGCACGCCCAAGACGGCGATCGCATTGGCATCATCGGACACAACGGCGCGGGCAAGAGCACCCTTCTGAAGCTGCTGGCCGGCATCTACCCTCCCACCAAGGGCAAGCGACGGGTCGATGGCAGCATCTGCTCGCTGTTCGATATTGCCCTCGGATTTGAATCCGAAGCCTCGGGTTGGGAGAACATCACCTATCGCGGCTACCTGCAGGGCGAAACGCCTGAGTCGCTCAAGCCGAAGATTCCCGGCATCGCCGAATTCAGCGGGTTGGGCGACTTCCTCAAGATGCCCGTGCGGTATTACTCCGCGGGCATGCTGATTCGGCTGGCCTTCTCCATCGCCACCGCCGTCGAGCCGGAAGTGCTGCTCATCGACGAAGTTTTGTCCGTGGGCGACCTCGCGTTCCAGATGAAAGCCCAGGAACGCATGCAGGAACTCATGAAGAATGCCCGACTGATGGTCATGGTATCGCACGATCTGAAATCGCTGCCGGTGCTGTGCAATCGGGCCATCTGGATGGATCAAGGCCATGTCCGCATGGACGGCGATGTCAAGGATGTGGTCAAAGCCTATATCGCCAGCGTGAATCCCGAAACGGATCTGCCGGCGGTTCACGATGGGCAAGGTCGTATCGAACGCGAGGCGGCCTAATGCAATCCGCGCCAGAATTCCGCCCGTTGATCAGCGTCGTGCTGGTCAACTACAACGGCGACCGCTTTCTGGCCGATTGTTTGGACAGTCTGGCCCGACAGACTTGGCCGCGACATCTCACCGAAATCATTCTCGTGGACAATGCTTCGCGGGACGGTTCGCGGGATCGCATCACGCGAGATTATCCCTGGGTCCGTCTGGTGCCCAATCCCACCAATCGCGGTTTCGCGGGTGGGAATAACGATGGCTTTGCCGTTGCCCATGGGGATTGGATTGCCCTTCTGAATAACGATACGATTGTCGAACCGACTTGGCTCGAATCGCTGGCCACGTTTCTGCTCACGCACCCGGAATTCACCGGCGTCGCGTCCAAACTCGTATTCCATTCCGAACCCACGACATTGAACAGCGCCGGGCTGCATCTCAAAACCGATGGCCGGGGGAGCGATCGGGGCTACGAACAACGCGATGCCGGCCAATACGAACGCCCCGAAGAAGTCTTCGCTGGCTGCGGCGCGGCCGTGCTCATGCGGCGCGAGTCGCTCGACGCGTTGGGCGGATTCGACGAGCGATTCTTTCTCTACTACGAAGATTTGGACTTGGCCTGGCGTGCCCGGCATCGCGGCGATCGCTTCGCATACTGCCCACAATCCCTGGTCCGGCATGTGCATTGCGGATCGACCGGCGAAGGTTCGCCGCTGTTTACCTATTACGTCGAGCGAAATCGGGTGTTGACCGCCTTCAAGAATGCCGATCTACCGTTAGCAATCCTCAGCGGAATTGGCTTCCTGGCGCGGGTGGTGCGATCGGGGCTGCGGATGGTCACTCGGCGGCATGATCCGCTGAGTCGGGCCCGATTCGGTTCCTTCGCCAAGGCGTTGGCGTACCTGATGACCCACAGTTGGCGGTTTCTCGCGGATCGGCAAGCGATTCGTCGTCGATGAAGGAGGCGTCGATGCGGGTGGTTCTCAACGGATTGACCATGTTCAAGCCGCGTACCGGCATCGGTCACTACGTGGCCGGGCTGTACGAAGAATTGGGCCTGAATCGTGGCGAGGACCGCTTCACGCTTTACCCACGCGGTTGGGAACGCGACCTCATCAAATCCGCCTACGCCATTTGGACGCACCGCAAAAAGGCTCCCGCTCGCTCGCGTCCGGGATCGGCCAGCGATTCCGCCGCGCGACCGCGATTCTCACTCGGCCAACTCGTGCAAGCGCTGCGACCCTTGGCCCGCGATGTCGCCAATCGGGCGATTGCGGAGCATTTCCAACGCGAATGCCACGCCAAACGCTGGGATTTGTACCATGAACCGAATGTGATTCCACTCCCCTGCGATCTCCCGACCATTGCCACCGTGCATGATCTTTCCGTGCTGATGCACCCGGAATGGCACCCGGCGGATCGAGTTCGGGCCTACGAGCAGTCGTTCCGCAAGGGGATCGCCACTTGCGAGCATCTCATTGCCGGGTCAGAATTTACGCGGCAATCGATGATTCAGCATCTGGGCATTTCTCCCGATCGAATCACGCCAGTGGGGTACGGCATTCGCTTTCATCTTCGCCCGCTCCCAACTGCGGAGCGCGACGCGGGGTTGGCTCGACTCGGGCTGCCCAATGACTATCTGCTGTATGTCGGCACGTTGGAGCCACGGAAGAATCTGCTCACGCTCATGCAAGCGTATGTCGCCCTGCCTGCCGAATTGCGCCAGCGACACCCGCTGATTCTGGTCGGTGGCTGGGGTTGGAAGGCCCAACCGATTGCCGATTATTATTACGATGTCGCCGCCCATCAAGGCGTGCGATTGACTGGCTACATCGCCGATTCGGATTTGCCGATCTTGTACAACGGCGCTCGTGCGTTGGTCTATCCCTCACGCTATGAAGGGTTTGGGCTGCCGCCGATTGAAATGCTTGCCTGTGGTGGCGCGGTGCTGGCATCCACGGCGGAGGCGCACCGCGAGACGCTGGGATCGACCATGCCGTTGATTCACCCCGACGATGTCGATGGCTGGCGGGATGCGATGCAGCGCATGCTCACCGAACCGGAATGGCGTGCGGAGCTGATTCGCAATGCGGCCGGTCGCACCCGCCAATACAGTTGGCGACAATGTGCCCACGATACGCTGGCGGTGTATCGCCGCGTGTTGGGCCAAGCCGCGCCCGCGCTTCCGTTCCCCGCTTCGACTCCAGCTCCCGCCGTCGCTCCCCGCCGGGCAGCATGATGCGAGTCGGCCGAACTTAGCCGCGCATGCGAACCGTGTGCAGAAATTCGTTGCTTGCCCCGGTGATCCAATCGCGGGGGAGATAGGTTGGCGTCGGCGGCCACTTGCCGGTCACGCTTCGCAATTGAATGCGCCACAATTTCGAGAGTCGCGGCGCCTCGAACAGCGTGCGAATCCCCGCTGGGGTAAATGCACACTGCGTCAGCGTGAGTTCTTGCAGATTTCGCAATTCGGAATGCCGTCCGAGCCAACTCACACCATCATCACCCAGGATGACATGCCGCAGTGATAATCGGCGGACTGCTCGCGCGGAGGGCGATTCCAGGAAATCAAACAGCGCCTCGCGGGATGCCAACCGCTGATCGCCCAGCAGCACATCAACCATCAATTCGCGCAGATTGCCCGATTCCCAACCGCCGGCCAATCCGCGGAGTTCCTCGCCGCCCAACAGAATGCCAGAAAGATCCAACGTCTGGATCGATTGCGCGTAGGGCGATCGTGCGAGTGCGGCCAAATCGCTCTCGGCGAGTTCGTTTCCGCCGATGCTCAACTGCGTCACGCTGGCCAATCCCGGCCAGTTCGCCAACGTCTCGATTTCGCCTTCCGGTAATCGGCAGCGGTGCAGATTCAGCAGGCGCAGTCCCGGCGTATCTCCAGCTCGGCTCAGCATTTCCGCCAGGATGCCCGGAACCGCCAGCCGCGACATTGGCATTTCCAGCATCCGCAACTGCCCCCGCCGCAGCAGCTCGCCAATGGGTGCCCAATCGAGCGGCCCCCGCCCCGCCAGCAGCATCAGCCGTTCCAATTGCGGCAACGTCTCCGTATCACGCAGCGGCGTCAGAATATCATGTGCAAACGGGAGATCCAGCAACCGCAACGACCGCAATTGCGACAAGCCGCCGCGGTGCAGCCACCGCTCGAATCGCACCGCAGACATGGACGCATCCTGCAAATCCATGTTCGGATTCCCCTGGAGCGTCAATTCTCGCAGCGATCGGCCCATGGGCGATTGCGGAATCGCCTCGAACTCGCGGAAGTTGCCCAACGGCCCGGCCAACGTCAGCGATTGCAATTGCGTCAGCGATGCAGCGGTGGATAACTCGTCGGCCACTTCGGGATACCACCCCGCGAGCCGCAGTTCCAGCCGTTGCAAGGCGAGCTTGTTTTCGGGTCGATTCCAGCCGATTTCGAGGGAATCGCTGGATCGGGGCATAGGCCGAAAGGTGAGTCCGATGAGATCGGGTGCCCAAGATGCGCTACTGATTTTGGCGAAATCGCGGCGGCCGATTTCCGCCAGCAGCAGCGATCGGGCGGGGGTTTGCGTCAACCATTGCGGAATCTGTTTGAGAAAGTCCGGCTGGTTGCGTGCAATGGCGAGCATTGGCAGGCCACGATGCAGCACATCCACGGAATGATGCGCGACCGAGCCGACCGCACTATCGGGCAACTGCCATTCGCCCTGGAGCAACAACTGTCGGCGACAGCGTTCGGCCTGCTCCCAATGATCGGCCGCATCCGGGTGCCCCTCGCCGAGCAGTTCCGCCGTCACTGCCGCCCGCATCAGTTGCGATTGCAGCAGTTGGCCATGCTCCTCGAACCAATCCGCCACGACCAATGCCGCGGCGGGGTCCGGGTCGCGGTAACAGGCCTGCAACAGCGATTCCGGCGGATTCATGCCAACCGCTCCGGGTTCACCCATTGAGCGGGCCGCGCCGGAATCCATCCAGGCGGAAGTTGCTCGCCGGGCACATGCTCTCCTTGCACACCAGCCGTCAACCAGCTCAATTTGGGCAGATTCGGCGAGAGCATCACCAAATCTCGGGCCGACGAGGACAGGCTCGACGACAGTAAATGCAAATGCACCAGTTCCGGCAACTGAACATCGCTAAACAGGCAGCGCACAAATGGCTCGACCCGTTCGCAGGAGATGGTGAGGCTTCGCAGTTGTCGCAATCCCGGCGAATTCAGCACCCGTTCCAGCGTGTTGACGGGTTTGCCCGCCAGCGACATAATCGACAGGCTCAACGAGCGCAATCGCCCCGCAGGAAAGGCATCGACCAATTCTTCGAGCTGTTTGCCGGCCACGCCCGAGAGCGACAGCCAGATCAACGATTGGGCATATTCCGACTGGCAAAACGCACGCAACGATCCATCTTGGACGAAATTCCCCTGCAAACTGGCCTCTTGAACGGTTCGCAATCCCGGCCAGCGGGCCAATGCCGCGAAGCAATCGCCGACGCCGTTGAAGACACGGAATTGCAATTGGCGCAATCCGCTGCCCGGAGATGCGGCGGATTCCGCGGGGGAAAATAACTGCTGCAAAAACTCCGGCGTGGTCGGCGTGCAATCGTGCAATTGCAGCGATCGCAGCGTGCCGCGTGCCAAGACTGCCGCCAAATCCGCGGCATCGCCGGGCTTGAACGTCGTGGCGAAAAATCCCAGATGCGTCAGCGATTCCCACCTGCCCGATTCGGCGAATGCCGCCAACGCGCCGGGCTGATAGCTGCAATGACGGGTGGTCCACTCCCGCAGCGGTGCCGCCGAATTGGCATCGCCCCAGGTGCGAAGATCCTGCAGCGAAATGCCGCGCGGGTGCCCACGCAGCGCTCGCAGACAGAGCCGTTGCAAGCCTCGCCAATGTGGAGCGGTGAGCAAGCCATGAATCGCCGCCGACTGATGCGACACCGATTCCAAGGTCAGCCGCCGCACCTTGCCGAACTGCCGCATCGTCGCCAGGTAATCCATTGTCGGCAGCATCGTCTCTTGATCCCACAAATGCATGGAGATCGGCTGCATGGTCTCGGCGACATCGGCAATCATCGGCAGACAACGGGCGTGCTGCTGCGTGCCGTCGCGGATGGCCAGCGACAACCGCGCAATGCGAGGCACCAACGGCGAGCGGAGCAGTTTCCGCAGATGATTCGGGCCAATTCCCTGGACCGAAATCCCGCGCACGGGCACCTGATCGAACCACCGGGTAGCAATCTCGGCGAGTTGATCGCTTTCCACGAAATTGACAAATTTCGGCAATCCGCGACCACTCCCGGTCGAATCTGTATCGACCAGCACACCATGCTGACGATGCAAATCGCCCGGTTCAGGCTGCCGCAAGGCCCGTTTCCACCGCACAACTCGCGCCAGATGCACCAATTCGATGCCAGCTTCCACGGAATTGGTCGGCATCGCGGAATGGTGGGAGTCCGCCTCCGCATCTGCGGATGATTCCGCAGCGACCCCTCCCAAAGCCGGTGACGATTCCCGTTCCACTTGGAGCGCCAACCGCATCAATCGGGCTTGTTCGGGCTGCTCATGCTCCTCATACCAATCGGCACACGCCATCGCCGCTGCTAGGCTGGTGTCCCGAATGGCCGCTTGCAACAACGCTTCGGGAGGATTCATCGCCGTGACTCCAGGCGACGAGGAGGCCAACTCGCTTCAATGCTCATTCGATTCCTGTCTCGTGGGCAACAGTCCCGGATCGGTCACCCGATCGAAAGACGATTCCCGGAAGAGATTCGTCTGGAGGATTAGACGTCTCCGGTGGGCATTCGCATCATGTCCCGATTCGCAATCGAAACCATGCCAGATCGGTTGGGCGGGGATGCTGGCACTGCTTTCCATTGTAGACATTTCCGTCCAGAATAGCGATGGACCCCACCAAGATTCGCCGCGAAAATCAGCCATCCGGCATTGCCTGCGGCATGCCACCATCCCACGCCGCCCCCCGCATCATCACCTGGACATCATCCCCCCGCCCCGCGCTTCGCCCATCGCCGCCGACAGATTGCCGACGCAGGGCTGTCGGCCAATCGAACACATTCATCTCTTGACTGCGGGCCGATGGAATATCATCATTCCCAATCGAACTTATTCCTTTTCGAGGAGTCACCCATGAAGCGTCTCTGGACATTCTTGCTGCTCGTGGGGGCGTTTGGGACCGCTCCAGACTCGCTGCAGGCTGCAGACGATGAGGCCAAGGCCATTGCTTTCGTGAAACAAAACGGCGGCGAGGTGATCCGAGAGAAAGATCATCCGGACGGCCACGTTGTTGAAGTTCGTTTGTTCGGTTTCGATGTGACAGATGCGGAATTGAAAAAACTTGCTCCACTCAACAATCTCACCAAACTCAACCTGAGCGTTACCAGGGTGACAGACGCGGGGTTGAAGGAAATTGCAAATTTCACCAAGCTCACCCATCTCAGCCTGTGTGATACGGAGTTGACAGGCACGGGCTTGAACGATCTGGCAAAACTCACCAATCTCACCAAGCTCGATCTCAGGTTTACCGAGGTGACAGACGCGGGGTTGAAGGATCTCGCTCCACTCAACAAGCTCACCTATCTCGGCCTGTGTCGTACGAAGGTGACAGACGCGGGAGTGAAGGAACTCGCTCCACTCAACAAGCTCACTGAACTCACTCTATCCAATACCGCAGTGACAGACGCGGGAGTGAAGGAACTCACGAAACTCAACAAGCTCACTCATCTCAACCTGAGTGGTACGAAAATGACGGACGCGGGGTTGAAGGATCTCGCCCCACTCGACAAGCTCACTGAACTCTACCTGAGTGGTACGAAGGTGACAGGCACGGGATTAAAGGATCTGGCTCCACTCAACAAGCTCACCATCCTCAGCCTTGATGAGACCCCGATGACGGGCGCGGGATTGAAAGATCTGGCGAAACTGAAGAATCTGACCTCGCTCTCCCTGGTCGATACCCAAGTGACGGATGCGGGATTGAAGGAGCTCGAACCGCTCACCAATCTCACCCATCTCAACCTGAGTGGTACGAAGGTGACGGACGCGGGATTGAAGGGACTCGCTCCACTCAACAAGCTCACCCATCTCAACCTGGGTTGTCCTCAGGTAACGGACGCAGGGTTGAAGGAACTCACCAAACTACACAATCTCACCGACCTCTACCTGTTCGATACCCCGATGACGGGCACGGGATTAAAGGATCTGGCTCCACTCAAGAATCTTACCTCGATCTCTCTGTTCGATACCCAAATGACGGATGCCGGGATGAAGGAACTCACGAAACTACACAATCTCACCTCACTCTCCCTGTACAATGCACCAGTGACGGACGCGGGAGTGAAGGAGCTCACCAAACTACACAATCTCACCTCACTCTACCTGTACAATGCCCAAGTGACAGATGTGGGAGTGAAGGAACTCACGAAACTCAAGAGCCTCACCCATCTTTACCTGTGCAATACCAACGTGACGGACGCGGGAGTGAAGGAACTCACGAAACTCAAGAATTTCACCGAACTCAACTCGGTTCGATTCAACCTGGGTGACGGGTTATCGAAGGACTTGAAAAAATCGATGGCGACATTCAGAAGCACCCCTCACTGACGCATCGCCGCGAAGCCGGAGCGTCCCTGGAACCATGGAAGCCCACCTCCCCGGTGTCATCGACCGGCGGGGGCTTCGGGTTCGAGAGGCGACACAACCCGCCCCGAGCATCGCCGCCGACAGATTGCCGACGCAGGGCTGTCGGCCAATCGAACCCATTCATCTCTTGACTGCGGGCCGATGGAATATCATCATTTCCAATCGACCTTATTCCTTTTCGAGGAGTCACCCATGAAGCGTCTCTGGACATTCTTGCTGCTCGTGGGGGCGTTTGGGACCGCTCCAGACTCGCTGCAGGCTGCAGACGATGAGGCAAAGGCCATTGCCTTCCTGAAGAGACTCGGTGGTCAAGTGAAGCGAGCAGACAATCGACCAGATAGCCCCGTTGTCGAAGTTAATCTGCGATCGTCGTGGGTGACAGACGCGGAATTGAAGGAACTCGCTCCATTCAAAAATCTCACCAAACTCGACCTGGGTGGCACCCAAGTGACGGACGCGGGGTTGAAAGAGCTCGTAACATTCAACAAGCTCACCTCACTCAATCTGTGCTTAACCCAAGTGGCAGACGGAGGACTGAAGGAACTCGCACCACTCAACAAGCTCACTGAACTCAATCTGTGCTTAACCGACGTGGCAGATATGGGGTTGAAAGAGCTGACGAACCTCAAACATCTCACCAAACTCGACCTGAGATTTTCCAATGTGACGGACGCGAGCGTTCAGGAACTCGCGAAACTCAACAACCTCACCAAACTCGACCTGGGTGGTACCAACTTGACGGACGCAGGCGTTCAGCAACTGGTACTCCTCAAGAACCTCACCTCACTCTACCTGGGCGGCCCCATGGTAACAGACGCGGGATTGAAGGAGCTCACCAAACTCAAGAACCTCACATCACTCAACTTGTTCGGAACCAAAGTGACGGACGCGGGCGTTCAGGAATTCAAAAAAATGCTGCCGATGTGCAAAATCTCCCGCTGACGCATCGCCGCGAAGCCGGTGCGTCCCTGGAACCATGGAAGCCCACCTCCCCGGTGTCATCGACCGGCGGAGCTTCGGGTTCGAGAAGGCTGACGCAACCCGCCTTGCGTTTCGCCGCCGACAGATCGCCGACGCAGGGCTATCGGCCAATCGAACCCTTCCAATTCTTGACGGCGGGTCGATGGAATCTTATCATATCCAATCGAACTTATTCCTTTTCGAGGAGTCATTCATGAAGCGTCTCTGGACATTC
This DNA window, taken from Tuwongella immobilis, encodes the following:
- a CDS encoding ABC transporter permease gives rise to the protein MLQQLHEIWRLRYFWSSLVKMDLQLRYRRSVLGVGWSLLNPIMMTVVFCVIFSNWHGNANWRQDAPYFLCGIAIWEFLKGSILQGCQVFFRNEAYIRQCPLPMAIYPLRLILGLAIHLAISVTLVVFATAVLNPDLGGTPITVMWSVLPSLFILLILAWALAVVAAFVQVFFQDAQHLAEVIFQIFFFLTPIIYKKEMLIEKGVSWLATLNPAVLFFDLIRAPILTGEPPSMILFGAAVLLTTVVVGLAIGLLGWLEKQLIFHL
- a CDS encoding ABC transporter ATP-binding protein, with translation MATIELNDVSLTFRTRTSAKLTLKEYVVQHLFRRKTSQWMSVHALSHINLHAQDGDRIGIIGHNGAGKSTLLKLLAGIYPPTKGKRRVDGSICSLFDIALGFESEASGWENITYRGYLQGETPESLKPKIPGIAEFSGLGDFLKMPVRYYSAGMLIRLAFSIATAVEPEVLLIDEVLSVGDLAFQMKAQERMQELMKNARLMVMVSHDLKSLPVLCNRAIWMDQGHVRMDGDVKDVVKAYIASVNPETDLPAVHDGQGRIEREAA
- a CDS encoding glycosyltransferase family 2 protein, encoding MQSAPEFRPLISVVLVNYNGDRFLADCLDSLARQTWPRHLTEIILVDNASRDGSRDRITRDYPWVRLVPNPTNRGFAGGNNDGFAVAHGDWIALLNNDTIVEPTWLESLATFLLTHPEFTGVASKLVFHSEPTTLNSAGLHLKTDGRGSDRGYEQRDAGQYERPEEVFAGCGAAVLMRRESLDALGGFDERFFLYYEDLDLAWRARHRGDRFAYCPQSLVRHVHCGSTGEGSPLFTYYVERNRVLTAFKNADLPLAILSGIGFLARVVRSGLRMVTRRHDPLSRARFGSFAKALAYLMTHSWRFLADRQAIRRR
- a CDS encoding glycosyltransferase family 4 protein, encoding MRVVLNGLTMFKPRTGIGHYVAGLYEELGLNRGEDRFTLYPRGWERDLIKSAYAIWTHRKKAPARSRPGSASDSAARPRFSLGQLVQALRPLARDVANRAIAEHFQRECHAKRWDLYHEPNVIPLPCDLPTIATVHDLSVLMHPEWHPADRVRAYEQSFRKGIATCEHLIAGSEFTRQSMIQHLGISPDRITPVGYGIRFHLRPLPTAERDAGLARLGLPNDYLLYVGTLEPRKNLLTLMQAYVALPAELRQRHPLILVGGWGWKAQPIADYYYDVAAHQGVRLTGYIADSDLPILYNGARALVYPSRYEGFGLPPIEMLACGGAVLASTAEAHRETLGSTMPLIHPDDVDGWRDAMQRMLTEPEWRAELIRNAAGRTRQYSWRQCAHDTLAVYRRVLGQAAPALPFPASTPAPAVAPRRAA
- a CDS encoding leucine-rich repeat domain-containing protein; amino-acid sequence: MKRLWTFLLLVGAFGTAPDSLQAADDEAKAIAFVKQNGGEVIREKDHPDGHVVEVRLFGFDVTDAELKKLAPLNNLTKLNLSVTRVTDAGLKEIANFTKLTHLSLCDTELTGTGLNDLAKLTNLTKLDLRFTEVTDAGLKDLAPLNKLTYLGLCRTKVTDAGVKELAPLNKLTELTLSNTAVTDAGVKELTKLNKLTHLNLSGTKMTDAGLKDLAPLDKLTELYLSGTKVTGTGLKDLAPLNKLTILSLDETPMTGAGLKDLAKLKNLTSLSLVDTQVTDAGLKELEPLTNLTHLNLSGTKVTDAGLKGLAPLNKLTHLNLGCPQVTDAGLKELTKLHNLTDLYLFDTPMTGTGLKDLAPLKNLTSISLFDTQMTDAGMKELTKLHNLTSLSLYNAPVTDAGVKELTKLHNLTSLYLYNAQVTDVGVKELTKLKSLTHLYLCNTNVTDAGVKELTKLKNFTELNSVRFNLGDGLSKDLKKSMATFRSTPH
- a CDS encoding leucine-rich repeat domain-containing protein; this translates as MKRLWTFLLLVGAFGTAPDSLQAADDEAKAIAFLKRLGGQVKRADNRPDSPVVEVNLRSSWVTDAELKELAPFKNLTKLDLGGTQVTDAGLKELVTFNKLTSLNLCLTQVADGGLKELAPLNKLTELNLCLTDVADMGLKELTNLKHLTKLDLRFSNVTDASVQELAKLNNLTKLDLGGTNLTDAGVQQLVLLKNLTSLYLGGPMVTDAGLKELTKLKNLTSLNLFGTKVTDAGVQEFKKMLPMCKISR